CCGGCTCGCTTCTCTTTGCCTCACTCATCTCCCCCGATCTGGCGATCGTCAGCCAGATCCCGCCGCGACGCCCCGACGCCAGCCTGCAAATTCTGCTTCTGCGCTGGGCCGTGCCGCTCCTCACCGGCCTGCTGCTCTGCCTCGCTCTGGCGCGCTATATCAGCAGCCCGGTGGAAAAGCTGCGAGAGGCCACAGCCCAACTCGCCGCAGGAAATCTCGAGGCACGCCTTGGCGATGCTCTGGGCAACCGGCGCGACGAACTGGCCGATGCCGGCCATGCCTTCGACCAGATGGCGGATCAAATTCAGGAACTGGTCGAGAGCGAACGACGCCTGCTCGGCGATATCTCCCACGAGCTTCGATCGCCCCTGGCCCGCCTTGCCGTCGCGGTCGAACTCGAACGAGGCGCAGCCGAGACGGCCCGTCCGATGCTCGATCGGATCGATCGCGAACGCGAACGCATCGACGAGTTGATCGGCGAACTCCTGCGCCTCACTCGCTTGCGCGAAGGGGCCTCGCTCGAAGCCGAGCAGGCTGTCGACATGGCAGCTCTGGCCCGCGAGGTGGCTCTCGATGCCGAGTTCGAGAGTCAGATCGACAAGCGCCATGTCGATGTCAGCGCCGAGGGTTCGATCCGGGCGCGAGGGGAGGCTTCCCTGCTGCGCAGCGCTCTGGAAAACCTCGTCCGTAACGCATTGCATTATACCGCGCCCGACAGCGCGGTTCGGATCCGTGTCCTCCAGCGCGGCGACCGCATCGAGATCGTGGTCCGCGACCATGGCAGCGGCGTCCCGGCCGACGCCCTGCCACGACTTTTCGCGCCTTTTTACCGGGTCGACGAGTCCCGCACCCGGCAAACCGGGGGCACCGGTCTGGGCCTGGCGATCGTCCAGCATATCGTGGCCCGCCACGGCGGCCAGATCCATGCCGAAAACGCCGAAACCGGTGGTTTGGAGGTCAAAATCGACCTCCCGGCGGCCCTCGGCGATGGTTAAGAAATCTTAGGCTTGGCGGGCCTTGTCAGATGGGCCTGAACAGGCAAATATTCCTGCTCTCTCTATGGATTTTCTGCATCACCTGATTGAAGACCCCGCCTACCGTCACGTGGTCCTGAACCATATTCCGGTGACCGGCTTGCTGGTGGCGGCGATCGTCCTGTTCGCAGGGGTTGTTTTGCGCCAACGGAACCTCTGCCTGATGGGTCTGGCCCTGGTCGCCGGGACCGCCGGCGCCACGCTGATCGTGATGCCGGCCGGGGAAGAAGCCTACCCCATGGTCTACGATACGCTCGGGGGCCCCGCGCGCGAACTACTCGATCGCCACGCAGACCTCGCCGGCAAATGGGCCTATCTCCTGATCGTCAACGCCGCGCTCGCAGCGATCGCGTTCGGACTGGCCGCCCTTCGGCCCCAAACCACCACGCTTGCCAGCGGCCTCGTTGCCCTCACGACCCTGGTCTCGCTGGGATCGGCGTTTGTCATCGCCGAAGCGGGCGGCCGCATTCGCCACCCCGAATTCGCCAACTTTGTCCGGGCGGACCCCGACGCAAAGGTAGTCGGGGGTCCGGTCGCGATGCGACGATTG
The genomic region above belongs to Candidatus Binatia bacterium and contains:
- a CDS encoding ATP-binding protein, whose translation is MNRLFLKIFVWFSAAGLLTFGISMGVWQLTLPGADDPFTAFGLAPQSARFADGQIVEVDRLHAMREPLKWVAEHGFNLAVYLRNGSPLLESTENLPPEMRALALASMERETALAQEGPSGSLLFASLISPDLAIVSQIPPRRPDASLQILLLRWAVPLLTGLLLCLALARYISSPVEKLREATAQLAAGNLEARLGDALGNRRDELADAGHAFDQMADQIQELVESERRLLGDISHELRSPLARLAVAVELERGAAETARPMLDRIDRERERIDELIGELLRLTRLREGASLEAEQAVDMAALAREVALDAEFESQIDKRHVDVSAEGSIRARGEASLLRSALENLVRNALHYTAPDSAVRIRVLQRGDRIEIVVRDHGSGVPADALPRLFAPFYRVDESRTRQTGGTGLGLAIVQHIVARHGGQIHAENAETGGLEVKIDLPAALGDG